The genomic window AATGTTGAATAAGTAATACGGTAAACGACAATGAAACAAGAAATAATTATAGCAGGCTTCGGTGGACAAGGTGTATTGTCTATGGGTAAGATCTTGGCCTATTCCGGTTTGATGGAAGGCAAGGAGGTTAGCTGGATGCCTTCATACGGACCTGAGCAACGTGGCGGTACGGCCAACGTAACCGTTATCTTGAGCGACGAGCGTATCAGCTCACCCGTATTGAATGAATATGATATCGCTATTATCTTGAACCAACCTTCCATGGATAAGTTCGAGAGCAAGGTGAAACCGGGCGGTATCTTGATTTACGATGGTTATGGCATCCATACGCCAGCGAAACGTACGGATATTAACGTATATCGGGTAGATGCCATGGACGCCGCTACCGAGATGAAGAACGAGAAGGCATTCAATATGTTGATCTTAGGCGGGTTGCTTAATATCGTCCCGATGGTTCAATTGGAGAACGTCATGCTAGGATTGAAGAAATCCTTGCCCGAGCGTCACCATCATTTGTTGCCGATGAACGAGGCTGCCATTAAGAAAGGAATGGAGATTATACAGAAAATATAAGAAGCTCATTCATTGATGTGCCGATATGCCAATTAAGTTTTCTGATTGGCATATTGGCATATTTTATAATTGGCACATTATTTTTTGTTATATCTTTGCAACCCATGAAGTATTATCTATACATATTACTTTTTCTGATAGGAACGGCGGCTTCCGCGCATGCGCAAGGACGTTCCGGGAGCCGGGGAGGACGAGGTGGATTCTCGTTATCTAATTTATCATCCTCAAACAAGGAAATACCGGATAGCTTGCTGCAAACAGATAGCGCGGCGCTGAAATCAAAACGAATCATCGGTTATCGGCTCACGCCTCTTTTGGGAGAACGTTATATCGCTCCTATGGATACCAATCGATTAAATTTCGGGAATAGTACGTTGGTGGAAGCGAACTCATTGGCCGTAGGTTATCTGGCGAATGTGGGATCGCCGGCGCAAACCCGTATTTTTAACGAACGTAAGGAGGAACGTGATTTCATCTTCGCCGATGCCTATGATTATTATATCACGACCCCAACAAACGCTTATTTCTACGATACCAAAGTACCCTATACCCAAGTGACTTATACGACAGGAGGAGCCAGCCAGAATAAGATGGACCGACTGAAAGGGGTATTGACCATGAACTTTGGCAAAAAGATCAATGTCGGTGGCGAGATGGATTATATCTATAGCCGCGGATATTATAACTCCAACGGTAATAAATTATTAAGTTATCGTTTTTTCGGAAGTTATATCACCGACCGTTACGAGTTAAACGCTTATTTAAGTAATTTCAATTTCGTAAACTACGAGAACGGTGGACTTACAAATGACCAGTATATCACGAATCCCGATGACTTGGCCGAGAATCAAAGAAATATCGATAGTAAATCATACCCTGTCCGTTACACGGACACATGGAACCGTGTCCGTGGAAAACAATATTTCCTGACACAGAGATACAATCTCGGTTTTACTAAGGAATTGGAAGAAACCGATGAGGAAGGGAACGTAAAAGAGGTATTCATTCCGGTTTCCAGTATCATCCATACCATCGATTACGAAGATAACCGCAGACGCTTTATCTCTAATGATGCCGGGATCGATACCTGCTACACTCATCTTTATGGTATGGACGCATCTTTGAATG from Parabacteroides distasonis ATCC 8503 includes these protein-coding regions:
- a CDS encoding 2-oxoacid:acceptor oxidoreductase family protein; the protein is MKQEIIIAGFGGQGVLSMGKILAYSGLMEGKEVSWMPSYGPEQRGGTANVTVILSDERISSPVLNEYDIAIILNQPSMDKFESKVKPGGILIYDGYGIHTPAKRTDINVYRVDAMDAATEMKNEKAFNMLILGGLLNIVPMVQLENVMLGLKKSLPERHHHLLPMNEAAIKKGMEIIQKI